AATCTTTAACTGAACTTGATGAACTTGTTGCAGTTAAGAATTTAACCTTCGGAATGGATTTAGCTAAATACAAATTAGATAAAGAATAATTCAATCCGCCTCGGCGGATTAAATTTAAAATAGCAATGAGACACGGAAAAAAAATCAATCACTTAAGCAGACAGACTGGACATAGAAAAGCTATGCTGGCTAATATGGCTTGTTCTCTTATCGAGCACAAACGTATTAACACTACTGTTGCTAAAGCTAAAGCGCTTAAACAATTCGTTGAGCCTTTAATTACAAAATCTAAAGAAGATACGACTCATAACCGTCGTGTTGTTTTTGCTTACTTACGTAGTAAATATGCTGTAACTGATTTATTCAGGGATGTTGCTGCAAAAGTAGGTGACCGTCCAGGAGGATACACTCGTATCATTAAAGTTGGAAATCGTTTAGGAGATAATGCTGATATGGCTATGATCGAACTTGTTGATTTCAATGAACTTTACAACGGAGGTAAAAAAGAAGTTAAAAAAGCTAAAAGCCGTCGTGGTGGTAAGGCTAAAAAAGCTGAAGGAACTGCTCCTGAAGCTCCAGCTGCTGAATCTGAAACGACTACAGAAGCTTCTGAATAATTATGAAAGTGATTGTTCTATAAAATCAAGGATAAACTAATTTTTAGTTTATCCTTTTTTTTTGATTTTTTGAGAGCAAAATTTAACTTATTTCAAGTTCGGGGTTTTATTTTCATGAATGAAAGTTTTAAAAAATCTTGGCAGGGCTCTTTTAAAGGTTTAAATTTGCAAAATATCTAATTACACGTGATACTTTTAAGTTTCATAAGACAATTAAAAAAAACAATACAAATTAAATAATGAAATACACTACACGACAAAGCGCCATTTTATTACTTAGCGATGGAACTATTTTTCATGGTAAATCGATTGGAATCAGCGGTAAAACATTTGGAGAGGTTTGTTTTAATACAGGAATGACGGGCTATCAGGAGATTTTTACTGATCCTTCTTACTTTGGACAAATTATGGTTACCACTAATCCGCATATTGGAAATTATGGTATTAATGATTTAGAGGTTGAATCTGAAAGCGTTAAAATTGCTGGTTTAGTTTGTAAAAATTTTAGTTTTAACTATTCTAGAGAAGGTGCTTCCGGTAGTTTAGAAGATTATTTCACTAAACAAAATCTAATATGCATTTCAGATGTTGATACTCGTGCGCTTGTAAGTTATATACGTGATAACGGTGCGATGAATGCAGTTATTTGTACAGACGGTACTTCAATTGAGGATTTAAAGAGAGAATTAGCGGATGTGCCTAATATGGAAGGTTTAGAACTGGCATCAAAAGTTTCAACTAAAGAACCTTATTTTGTTGGTGATGAAAATGCTAAATATAAGATATCTGCATTAGACCTTGGTATTAAAAAGAACATTTTAAGAAATCTTGCAAAAAGAGATTGTTACATTAAAGTTTTTCCATACGATTCAACTTATGAAGATTTGACTGCTTTTAATCCAGATGGTTATTTCTTATCAAATGGGCCTGGTGATCCTGATCCGCTGTATGGGGCGATTGAAGTTGCGAAAAAGATTATAGCTGATGATAAACCTTTGTTTGGAATCTGTTTAGGGCATCAGGTAATTGCGCTTGCAAATGGTGTAAAAACATATAAAATGTTTGGAGGACACAGAGGGATAAATCATCCGGTAAAAAACCTTCTTACAGGTAAAGGAGAGATTACTTCTCAAAATCATGGCTTTGCAGTTAAGAGGGAAGCATTAGAAGGGCACCCGGAATTAGAGCTTACTCATATTCACTTAAATGATGATACTGTAGCAGGTATGCGTATGAAAAATAAGAATTGTTTTTCAGTACAATATCATCCTGAAGCAAGCCCGGGACCTCATGATTCGTCCTATTTGTTTGATCAGTTTGTTGAGAACATAAAACTTGCTGCCTCTAAAACGATGTAGTTAATAAATAAAGGTATTTAATAATTAAATTTCGTTTTTGCTATCGGATATTTTTATAATTTCGAAAAAAATATATAATTTATTAATAAAAAAACAAAAAATAATGAGTATTATAATTAAAGTTCACGCAAGACAAATTCTTGATTCCAGAGGGAATCCTACTATTGAAGTTGATGTAGTAACAGAAAATGGAGTTTTAGGTAGAGCAGCTGTGCCATCTGGAGCTTCAACTGGAGAACATGAAGCTGTCGAATTACGTGACGGAGGTAAGGCTTATCTAGGAAAAGGAGTTTTGAACGCAGTGAATAATGTAAATACTGTTATTGCTGAAGAATTAGTTGGGACTTCTGTTTTTGAACAAAATACTATCGATCAGCTTATGATCGATTTAGACGGAACTCCAAACAAATCTAAATTAGGTGCTAATGCAATTTTAGGAGTTTCTCTTGCCGCTGCAAAAGCTGCTGCAAATGAATTAGGATTGCCATTATACAGATACGTTGGCGGGGTTTCTGCTAATACATTACCAGTTCCAATGATGAACATCATCAACGGTGGTTCTCACTCTGATGCACCAATCGCATTCCAGGAGTTTATGATTTTCCCGGTAAAAGCAACTTCTTTTACGCATGCTATGCAAATGGGAACTGAAATTTTCCACAACTTGAAAAAAGTATTACACGATAGAGGTTTAAGTACTGCTGTTGGTGACGAAGGAGGTTTTGCTCCTAATTTAGCTGGCGGAACTGAAGATGCTTTAGATACTATTAAATTGGCAGTTGAAAAAGCTGGATATTCTTTCGGAGATGAAATTATGATTGCCCTTGACTGTGCTGCTTCTGAGTTTTATGTAAACGGTAAATACGATTACACTAAATTTGAAGGTGAAACAGGAAAAATCAGAACTTCTGAAGAACAAGCTCAATACTTAGCAGAACTTGCTGCTAAATATCCAATTATCTCTATCGAAGACGGTATGTACGAAGATGACTGGGATGGATGGAAAGCTTTAACTGAAAAAATTGGTGATAAAGTTCAATTAGTAGGTGATGATTTATTCGTAACTAACGTTGCTCGTTTGTCAACTGGTATCGAAAAAGGAATTGCTAACTCAATCTTAGTAAAAGTAAACCAAATTGGTACTTTAACTGAAACTATTGCTGCTGTAAACATGGCGAAAAACGCTGGTTACACATCTGTAATGTCTCACCGTTCTGGAGAAACAGAAGATAATACAATTGCTGATTTAGCTGTTGCTTTAAATTGCGGACAAATTAAAACAGGATCTGCTTCTCGTTCTGACCGTATGGCAAAATACAATCAATTGTTAAGAATTGAAGAAGAGCTGGGAGCTACTGCTTATTTCCCTGGTTTAAATGCTTTCAAGATCAAATAATTGTAAGTTATACTTATTGAAAAAAGGCCATTCGTTTTTAACGGATGGTTTTTTTTTTGGAGTTTTAACAAATTCATAGCAGTATTCTTTTTTTAATTAGTCTTAAATTGCTTAGATTTGATAAATTATTATTTTATAGAATTATTTCCTATGTCAAAAATAGCTACATTAGAAGTCGATGGGAAGAAGATTGAACTTCCTGTAATTACAGGAAGCGAAAATGAATCTGCTATCGATATTAACAAATTACGAGATTTAACCGGTCTTATTACACTTGACCCGGGATATAAAAATTCTGGATCTTGTAAAAGTGAAATCACTTTCTTGGACGGAGAGTTAGGAATTTTGCGTTACAGAGGATATTCTATCGAAGATTTAGCAGAAAAAGCAAGTTTCCTTGAGGTGTCTTATCTTTTGATTTTTGGTGAATTACCTACTTCAGCAGAATTAGAACAATTCGAAAATGGTATTAAAAAACATTCTTTGGTAAACGAAGAAATGAAAAATATCATTGATGGTTTCCCAAAAACAGCCCACCCAATGGGAGTTTTGTCTGCTTTGACAAGTGCTTTAACAGCATTCAATCCAAAGTCTGTAAATGTTGATAATGAAAAAGATGTGTATGAAGCTATTTGCAAAACAATGGCTAAATTCCTTGTAATTGCTACATGGACATACAGAAAATCAATGGGATATCCTTTAAATTATTATGATAATACACAAGGATATGTTGAGAGCTTTATGCAGTTAATGTTTAAGCTGCCTACTGGTCCATATACTGCAAATCCAGTAATTGTAAATGCTTTAGATAAATTATTCATTCTTCATGCTGATCATGAACAAAACTGTTCTACTTCAACGGTTAGAATGGTAGGTTCTTCGCATGCAGGTTTATTTGCTTCTGTTTCTGCCGGAGTTTCTGCTCTTTGGGGACCATTACACGGAGGGGCAAATCAAGCTGTACTTGAAATGCTGGAGGAAATTAATAAAGACGGAGGAGATACTGATAAATTTTTGGCAAAAGCTAAAGATAAAAATGATCCTTTCCGTTTAATGGGATTCGGACACAGAGTTTATAAAAACTTTGATCCGCGAGCAAGAATTATTAAACAAGCAGCTAAAGAGGTTTTAGAAACTTTAGGTGTTGAAGATCCGATTTTGGAAATTGCTAAAAAATTAGAATCGGCAGCTCTTGAAGATGATTACTTCAAGTCAAGAAACTTATATCCAAATGTTGACTTTTACTCTGGAATTATTTACAGAGCATTAGGAATTCCTACAGATATGTTTACTGTAATGTTTGCAATTGGAAGATTACCGGGATGGATCGCACAATGGAAAGAAATGCGTGAAAACAAAGAACCAATTGGAAGACCAAGACAAATTTATACAGGACATCCTTTACGAGAGTTTAAGTCTAATAAATAAAAAACGAAAGCTTCACTTTACTGTGAAGCTTTTTTTATATTTGCTCAAAATACAATAAAGTTATGTTGCAATTAAATGTAAAGAACGAAACGTCAAGATTGCGTGCAGTAGTTTTGGGTTCGGCCGTTCATAATGGGCCAACTCCGTCAATTGATGAAGCCTATGATCCCAAATCGTTGGAACATATTAAAGCAGGGACCTATCCTGTAGAAAGAGACATGGTTGCTGAAATGGATGCTTTTAATGCTGTTTTTCAGAAATACGATGTAAAAGTATACCGTCCTGAAATGATTGAAAATTATAATCAGATTTTCGCAAGGGATATTGGATTTGTAATTGATGATGTGTTTGTAAAGTCGAATATACTTCCTGATCGTGAGCGTGAATTGGATGCTATTCAATATGTGATTGATCAGATCGATCCTTTAAAAATCGTTCGTCCACCAGAGGAAGTTCATATTGAAGGCGGTGATGTTATGCTTTGGAATGATCATATTTTTATAGGTACCTATAAAGGAAGTGATTATAAAGATTATATTACAGCGAGAACTAATATGTATGGTGTTAACTTTATTAAAGAACTTTTTCCAAATAAAATTGTAAAGGAATTTGATTTAGTTAAATCTAAATTAGAAGCCAGAGATAATGCACTTCATCTGGATTGTTGTTTTCAGCCTGTTGGTACGAATAAAGGAATTATTTATAAAAGAGGTTTTCGCGAAGAAGCAGATTATTTATATCTCGTAAATCTTTTTGGAAAAGAAAATCTATTTCATATTGAAAGAGAGGAAATGTATAATATGTTTTCAAATGTGTTTTCAATTGATAAAGATGTTGTAGTTTCCGAGAAAAACTTCACCCGATTAAATAACTGGCTTCGAAGCAATGGCTTTACTGTTGAAGAAATACCTTATGCTGAGATAGCAAAACAAGAAGGGTTGTTAAGATGTTCAACGCTTCCACTAATTAGAGACTAAAAAATAGTTTCAGGTTTCATGTTGTGTCAATTTGAAACATTAAACTTGAAACAAAAAAATATAATGATGAAACAAACTACTAATGCGATCGTTATGATTCGGCCTGTTGCTTTCAGAATGAATGAACAGACTGCTGTGAACAATTATTACCAAAAGGTTTTGGATGGATTGCTGCCAAGTACTGTAAATGCAAAAGCGCAACAGGAATTTGACGCTTTTGTTGAAAAATTAAGAGCTGTTGGTGTTGATGTAACTGTAATTGATGATAATTTGGAAACAGATACTCCGGATAGTATTTTTCCGAATAATTGGGTTTCCTTTCATGAAAATGGAGATGTCGCTCTTTATCCAATGTTTGCGGAAAACAGACGTCAGGAGCGACGCGAAGATATTTTAGACACTCTTGAAGAAAAAGGATTCGAGATTTCTAACATAATGGATTATACTTCTGCAGAAGACGATGGTTACTTCTTGGAAGGAACAGGAAGTTTACTCTTAGATCGTGCAAACGGAAAAGCATATTGTGCCTTATCTCCGCGCGCAGATGAAGAATTGTTTATCGAGTTTTGTGAAGATTTTGATTATGCACCGGTAATTTTCGAAGCTTTTCAAACTGTTGAAGGAGAGCGTAAGCTGATTTATCATACAAATGTAATGATGTGTTTAGGTGAAACATTTGCGGTAATTTGTGCAGATTGCATTGATGATAAGAAAGAACGTAAGATGGTTCTTGATAATCTGAAAGATGATAAAAAGGAAATTATTTTAATTACAGAGGACCAAGTAAATAATTTTGCTGGAAATATGCTGGAAGTTCGTGGTACGAATGATAAACGATATATCGTTATGAGCGCTTCGGCGCATCAAAGTCTAACTTCAAAACAAATTGAACAATTAGAAAAACATGCAGAAATTTTAAGTTCTAGTTTAGATACCATTGAAGCCTGCGGAGGCGGAAGTGCGAGATGTATGATGGCGGAAGTGTTTCTGCCACGAAATTAAGGTTAGAAAATAGTAATAAAAAATGGGATAAAACTTTAGTTCTATCCCATTTTTTATATTTTTAAAAGATTGAAATTACATTAGATTACCTCTTATTATATTTACAATTGAACTAACGATATACTGAATTCCAATAGAAATTACAATAAAACCAACGATTCTGGAAATTGCAACAATTCCTGACGCACCCAATATACGGGCGAGATAATGTGCACTTTTTAAAATCAGGTAAATAGCAATTCCAATTGCTAAAATTGCCAAGCATGAAATTATGATTTCTTTTATTTCATGATGTTCCTGATAAAACGCAATTAATAACGAAATTGAACCAGGACCTGCCAGCATTGGGATCGCAAGAGGTGTTAATGCAATATCATTTCTCTGCTGTGCATCAGTTTCAATTTTTTTATTGATTCCTCTCTTTTTGCTGATTTTGCCGGATAATAATGAAAATCCTGAGTTAACGATAATAATACCGCCTGCAATTCTAAGAGCATCGATGCTTATTCCAAAAAAAGTCAACACATATTGGCCAATGAAATAAGATACCAATAGAATAATAAATACGTTGACAGCTGTCCAGAGTGAAATTCTTGAGCGTTCTTTTTGAGAATCATGCTGTGTTAATCCAACGAAAATAGGAACTGTTCCTATTGGGTTTAGCACCGAAAAGAGTGCTGCAAATAAATAAATGAATAAATCCATAGAGTATTGGTTTGTAAAGTAAAAGTAGGTAAATTTTAATTTGCAGATAAAAATGTGTTTATGTTTTATTTTTTACAGTCAATATTGTAGTGTAAGAGGACATTCTGTGCTGGTTCTTTTTGTCTACCTTTGTCGATATATTATAAAACGATGAAAAATAAAAAAACTTTATTGCTGGGAGCAACTACAAAAACGGATCGTTATGCTTTTAGAGCTATTAATATGCTGACACAAAAAGGTCATACCGTAATAGCAATTGGTCAAAACACAGGAGAGGTTGCAGGAGTGAAAATACAAACAAAAGCTATTCCTTTGAAAAATATTGATACTGTAACATTATATTTAAATCCAGCACGTCAACGCGATTACTATAATTACATTATCGAGGCTCAGCCCAAAAGAGTCATTTTTAATCCCGGAACAGAAAACCCGGAGTTATATCAATTATTAGAGTTAAATAATATTGAAGTCGAAATTGCTTGTACTTTGGTTTTGCTGGCAACCAACCAATATTAATTTGCTAATCAAGAGATAAAATACATATTGAACTGCTGCTGTTTCAGAGGATGTTTCCACGAAGTAACAGAATTAAATCTATTTAGTTAATAATTGATTTTAATTCTTTCAAAAGTATATATGAGATTAAAAATAGTACTTTTGTTTTATGGAATTTTCATCAAAATTAATAGAAAAAGCAGTTAATGAAATGTCGCAATTGCCAGGTATAGGAAAACGTACCGCTTTGCGATTAGTTCTTCATCTTCTCAGACAGCCAAAAGAACAAACAGGTTTTTTGTCACAGGCATTGCTGAAAATGCGTGAGGATATTAAATTTTGTGAAAACTGTCATAATATCTCTGATACAAAAGTCTGTGACATTTGTGCCAATACTTCCAGAAACCATCAGACTATTTGTGTGGTTGAAGATATTCGTGATGTTATGGCAATTGAAAATACAGGTCAGTATAGAGGAATATACCATGTACTTGGAGGTAAAATTTCGCCTATTGAAGGAGTTGGTCCGGGTCAGTTAAATATTTCAACATTAATTCAGAAAGTGAAATCGGGAAAAGTAGATGAGATTATTTTTGCCCTGAGTTCTACTATGGAAGGAGATACCACCAATTTCTACATTTACAAACAAATTGGCGAATCAGATATAATAATTTCGACAATTGCCCGAGGAATTGCAGTTGGAGATGAATTAGAATATGCTGATGAAGTGACACTGGGCAGAAGTATCCTGCATCGTGTTCCGTTTGAAAAAACTTTCAAAAACAATTAATTAAGCTCCAAACGTAGAATAGATTTTCTGAAGATTAACGGAAAAGCTATATTTGCCAATAAAATTAAAATAATGACAAGAAACAGCTTTTATTTCCTGATATTAATTAGTTCGCTTTTAACATCTTGTATACCATTAAATGATCTCGTATACCTGCAGAAAAAAAATGGCAATGGAGAACAAAACAATATTGCAGCGGTAGAATCTAAGCCATATAGAATTCAGGTAAATGATGTTTTGAGTATTGATATAAAGGCAATCGATCCTAAATTGGTGTCAATATTTAGCTCAACAGAAAAAAGTTCTGTAGCAGGGAAGTCAGAGGCATCATTATATTTTGAAGGTTTTACAGTTGATGATCATGGTAATGTCAGGATGCCAATATTAGGAGAAATCAATGTTATAGGGTACACATTAGAAGAAATTCGTACTAAAATTGAGAAACAACTGCTTGAAGAATATTTTAAAAGTGAAGCAAATATATTTGTAACCGTAAAATTGGCGGGTTTTAGATATACAATTAATGGTGAAGTTGGGAGTACTGGTACAAAAACACTATTTAAAGATAATGTAAATGTGTTAGAAGCTATTGCAAATGCCGGAGATATTACTACTGTTGGTAATAGAAAGGCAGTGACAATTATTCGTCAAACCCCTACAGGCGTTCAAATGAATGAGATTGATTTAACAGATGTTAATGTTATGAAATCTCCTTATTATTATTTGCAGCCAAATGATTATATATATGTTAAACCTCTTCGCCAAAAAACCTGGGGTACAGGACAAACGGGGATTCAATCAATAGGAACAATTATAACTTTATTGTCACTTGCAACAACAGTGTATTTAATTATCAAAAATTAAAATTAAAGATGTTAGATATAAAAGATTTTTCCATTTTTGAGAATCATTCAAATTTTGATTTTAAAGGGTTTTTATTGAAAATTTTAAGCTACTGGAAATGGTTTGTAGTTAGTTTAATTATTGCTTTTACAATTGCATATCAGGTAAATATTCGAAAAGAAAAAATTTACGGGATGCAGACCATGATTTCAATAAAAGAAGAAAGCAATCCTTTTTTTACCTCAAATACCAGTTTGGTTTTCAATTGGGGAGGAATTTCGGACCAGGTAAACGGTATTTCAACAATTTTTCAGTCAAGATCTCACAATGAGCGGGTTGTTGATAAGCTTCAGTTTTATATAGATTATTTAGAAGAGGGAAAATACAATCTGATAGACTCTTATGGAGCAGTTCCTTTTTATGTTGATATTGATAAAACAAAAGGACAATTAGTTAATACTTTAATTCGGATCAAATTTTTAAGCGAAAATGAATATCAAATTCATATTCCCTTTGAAAGTAATTCGGTTTCGTTAATTACTTATTCAACAAATAATTATAGTAATACAGCTGTTCAGCCGGTTGCTTTTATTAAAAAGTACAAGGTTGGAGAACAGGTCGCATTGCCATTTTTAAATTGGAAACTGCAAATAACAGATAATCCAGGTTATTATAAAGGAAAAGAATACTTTGTAAGATTTAATGATTTTGATGAGACCGTTTCTCGTTATAAAGGGATTAGTGTTGACAGTGAGAAAAGTGGCGGCTCAATTTTAACATTAGGAATGCAAGGTACAAATAAAGCCCGAATGGTTGAGTATTTAAATGCAACAGTCCGAATGTTGATTAAAATTCAGCTGGATGGTAAGAATCAATTTGCAACTAATACTATCAGGTTTATAGATAGTACTCTGGTTGCGATGGAGACACAGTTAAAGCAGACAGGTAATGAATTAAAAACTTTTTCAAAAGATAAAAATATCTTTCAGATTGAGGGAGGAGGAGCAAAGTTTTCAGATAAAATAATGGATTTTGATGTTGAAAAAGATCAAATTACAAGAAAAATTGCATATTACAACTCTCTAAAAGGTTATTTAAATAATAGTGTCGATTATTCAAGACTTCCTGCTCCTTCGGTCGCTGGTATCGAAGATCCTAATATTATTACTAATGTTTCAAAACTTATTGCACTTTCTACCCAAAGATCAGAAATGGCTTACGCGGTAAAAAGTGAAAAGATTTTCAAAGACTTTGATAATCAAATGCAGGCTGTTAAGAATGTTTTATTAGAAAATATTGGATCTGCCAAATCCTCTTTACTTTATGATTTGTCTATGATCAATGCTAAAATTGGGCAGGCAGAAAGTACAGTTAAAAGATTGCCACAAGAACAGCAGGAGCTTCTAAAAATCAAGAGAAAATACGATCTTAATGATAATATTTACACAGAATTTCTTCAGAAAAGAAATGAGGCGGAAATTGTAAAAGCATCGAACTTGTCAGATATTCACTTTATTGATCCCGCCAAAGATATTGGAGGAGGCTTAGTTGGACCCAAAACATCGGTAAATTATATTTTGGCTTTGTTTTTGGGGTTATTAATGCCGCTGATATTTGTATGTGCGATATTCTTTATCAACAATTCGATCCAAAATACTGATGACATTGCGAAATTAACCGATATTCCAATAATTGGAGTGGTTGGTTTAAATAAGGACTCTGTAAATTTGGCTGTTTTTGATAAACCTAAGTCAGCACTTTCAGAAGCTTTTAGAAGTATACGATCATCATTGCAATTCTTATATAAAAGACAGCAGCTGAACGGTTCTAAAACTTTGATGATTACTTCTTCAATCAGTGGTGAAGGAAAAACATTTTGTTCTATAAATATTGCAACTGTTTTTGCGCTAAGTGAAAAAAAGACTGTAATTGTTGGTTTGGATTTGAGAAAACCAAGACTCGCTGATGAATTTTGTCTGACACATAATCAATTAGGAGTAGTTAATTATCTGATTAGACAGAATACTTTAGAGGAAATTACCAACTCGACACAGATAGCTAATTTAGATGTTATACTTTCGGGACCAATTCCGCCAAATCCATCAGAGTTGATTTTGGGAGATGCCATGAAAGAGTTTATAGAAGAACTTAAACAGAAGTATGATTATATTATTCTTGATACACCTCCTGTTGGATTAGTTTCAGATTCATTAGAATTAGTTCAATATGCAGATGTAACCTTGTATATTGTAAGACAGAATTATACTAAAAAAGATATGATAACGTTGCTTAATAATAGAATTAAAAGAGGTGAATTAAGTAATGCAAGTATTGTTTTCAATGGTTTTGAAAATAAAACGAAGTATGGTTCTACTTATGGTTACGGGTATGGTTATGGAGCTTATGCAAATGGGTACCATGAAGAAGATAAACCAACCAGTTTGTGGGGTGTAATTCAGAATAGATTACGAAGAAAATAATTTAATAAATCAAAATTTCGATGCAAAATACGATTCTAATTACAGGAGGAGCTGGTTTTATAGGTTCAAATTTGTGTGAATATTTTCTTGGTTTAGGAAATAAAGTAATTTGTTTAGATAATTTTTCGACTGGCCACCGTCATAATTTACAAGATTTTTTAGAGAACCCAAACTTTAAATTAATTGAAGGAGATATTCGGAACATAGAAGATTGTATGTTAGCAGTTCAAGATGCTGATTATGTTTTGCATGAAGCTGCTTTAGGTTCTGTACCAAGATCGATCAATGATCCTATCACAACAAATGATGTAAATGTTTCCGGTTTTTTAAATATGTTAGTTGCTTCACGTGATGCTAAAGTAAAACGTTTCGTATATGCTGCGAGTTCATCTACTTATGGAGATTCTCAAGGGCTGCCAAAAGTAGAAGATATTATTGGAAAACCTTTGTCTCCTTATGCAATTACGAAATATGTGAATGAATTATATGCTGATATTTTTAGCAAAACTTACGGATTAGAAACAATAGGCTTGCGCTATTTTAATGTTTTTGGAAGAAAGCAGGATCCCGATGGAGCATATGCGGCGGTAATTCCAAAGTTTGTAAAGCAGCTGATGAAGCTTGAAAGTCCTGTTATTAACGGGGACGGGAACTATTCGCGTGATTTTACATATATAGACAATGTGATCCAAATGAATAAATTGGCAATAGAGGTTAATAATAAAGAAGCTCTTAATACGGTTTATAATACAGCTTATGGAGATCGAAATACCTTAAATGAATTAGTGCAATACTTGAAAAAATATTTAGCCGAATTAAATCCTGAAATTGCTAATGTACAGATTGTTTATGGTGAGAATAGAGCAGGAGATATACCACATTCATTGGCAAGTATAGACAAGGCAAAAAAACAGCTGGGTTATAATCCTAAATATTCTTTACAAGAAGGATTGAAAGAAGCAGTAAGCTGGTATTGGAATA
This portion of the Flavobacterium gelatinilyticum genome encodes:
- a CDS encoding polysaccharide biosynthesis tyrosine autokinase, producing the protein MLDIKDFSIFENHSNFDFKGFLLKILSYWKWFVVSLIIAFTIAYQVNIRKEKIYGMQTMISIKEESNPFFTSNTSLVFNWGGISDQVNGISTIFQSRSHNERVVDKLQFYIDYLEEGKYNLIDSYGAVPFYVDIDKTKGQLVNTLIRIKFLSENEYQIHIPFESNSVSLITYSTNNYSNTAVQPVAFIKKYKVGEQVALPFLNWKLQITDNPGYYKGKEYFVRFNDFDETVSRYKGISVDSEKSGGSILTLGMQGTNKARMVEYLNATVRMLIKIQLDGKNQFATNTIRFIDSTLVAMETQLKQTGNELKTFSKDKNIFQIEGGGAKFSDKIMDFDVEKDQITRKIAYYNSLKGYLNNSVDYSRLPAPSVAGIEDPNIITNVSKLIALSTQRSEMAYAVKSEKIFKDFDNQMQAVKNVLLENIGSAKSSLLYDLSMINAKIGQAESTVKRLPQEQQELLKIKRKYDLNDNIYTEFLQKRNEAEIVKASNLSDIHFIDPAKDIGGGLVGPKTSVNYILALFLGLLMPLIFVCAIFFINNSIQNTDDIAKLTDIPIIGVVGLNKDSVNLAVFDKPKSALSEAFRSIRSSLQFLYKRQQLNGSKTLMITSSISGEGKTFCSINIATVFALSEKKTVIVGLDLRKPRLADEFCLTHNQLGVVNYLIRQNTLEEITNSTQIANLDVILSGPIPPNPSELILGDAMKEFIEELKQKYDYIILDTPPVGLVSDSLELVQYADVTLYIVRQNYTKKDMITLLNNRIKRGELSNASIVFNGFENKTKYGSTYGYGYGYGAYANGYHEEDKPTSLWGVIQNRLRRK
- a CDS encoding SDR family oxidoreductase, with protein sequence MQNTILITGGAGFIGSNLCEYFLGLGNKVICLDNFSTGHRHNLQDFLENPNFKLIEGDIRNIEDCMLAVQDADYVLHEAALGSVPRSINDPITTNDVNVSGFLNMLVASRDAKVKRFVYAASSSTYGDSQGLPKVEDIIGKPLSPYAITKYVNELYADIFSKTYGLETIGLRYFNVFGRKQDPDGAYAAVIPKFVKQLMKLESPVINGDGNYSRDFTYIDNVIQMNKLAIEVNNKEALNTVYNTAYGDRNTLNELVQYLKKYLAELNPEIANVQIVYGENRAGDIPHSLASIDKAKKQLGYNPKYSLQEGLKEAVSWYWNNLK
- a CDS encoding polysaccharide biosynthesis/export family protein; this translates as MTRNSFYFLILISSLLTSCIPLNDLVYLQKKNGNGEQNNIAAVESKPYRIQVNDVLSIDIKAIDPKLVSIFSSTEKSSVAGKSEASLYFEGFTVDDHGNVRMPILGEINVIGYTLEEIRTKIEKQLLEEYFKSEANIFVTVKLAGFRYTINGEVGSTGTKTLFKDNVNVLEAIANAGDITTVGNRKAVTIIRQTPTGVQMNEIDLTDVNVMKSPYYYLQPNDYIYVKPLRQKTWGTGQTGIQSIGTIITLLSLATTVYLIIKN
- the recR gene encoding recombination mediator RecR, coding for MEFSSKLIEKAVNEMSQLPGIGKRTALRLVLHLLRQPKEQTGFLSQALLKMREDIKFCENCHNISDTKVCDICANTSRNHQTICVVEDIRDVMAIENTGQYRGIYHVLGGKISPIEGVGPGQLNISTLIQKVKSGKVDEIIFALSSTMEGDTTNFYIYKQIGESDIIISTIARGIAVGDELEYADEVTLGRSILHRVPFEKTFKNN